A region of the Terriglobia bacterium genome:
CCAGAGCATCCCTCGGACGAGCACCCAAAACATGAATAACCCGGCAGTAACAACGGCCCAGGCCGCCACGATAGGCAGCAACGCCGGCGTTCTGGAAAGACCGGGGTCGAAGGCGATGCTCACTCCAAGCGCAACGGCCGAAGCCAGCGCTCCCAAGCCGACAAATCGTAACCACGACGGCTTTTTCATTGTTTTCACTCCCTCTTCAAGATGCATCCGGCCAGGACGAAAGGAGAGCGGCCTGGAACAGAAAACTAATAGGGTTCGGCTTCGCGGCCGGTTGCCATATTTTCAAAACGGACATACGACTTCATGAACACAATGGGAATCTCCCCGGTAGGCCCGTTGCGTTGTTTTCCGATGATGAGCTTGGTTTCTTCTCCGGCGATATCCTCACCGTCTTCGCTTGACCGGCGCTCGCGAAAGATGAAGATGACGACATCGGCGTCCTGTTCAATCGAGCCCGACTCGCGCAGGTCGGAGAGCATCGGCTTCTGCCCCGGACGCTGCTCGGGAGCGCGGCTCAACTGGGAAAGGGCCAGCACGGGCACATTCAGTTCCTTTGCGATGCTCTTGAGTCCGCGCGAAATGTAGCTGACTTCCTGCGTGCGGTTTTCGTATCGTCCATGCCCGGTGGCAAGCTGAAGGTAATCGATAATCAGCAGGTCGAGGCCTTTTTCGGCCTTCAGCCTGCGTGCCTTGGCGCGAATCTGCATGATGCTCAGGGCCGGCGTGTCTTCAATGTAGAGGGGCGCTTCCGCCAGGCGGCGAAGCGCCTCGGACATCTTGGGCCAGTCGTCCCGCGTCGTGAAACCGGACCGGAGCTTATGGCTGTCAATACGCGCCTCCGAGCAAAGAAGCCGGAGAGCAAGCGACTCTTTACTCATTTCGAGCGAAAAGACCCCAACTTTCTTCCCACAGTTGATGCAGGCATGCGCCGCGATATTCAGGCACAGGGCAGTCTTCCCCAGCGAAGGGCGTGCGGCAAGAACGATCAACTCACCCGGCTGGAACCCGGAGGTCATGTTGTCCAGCTCGATGAACCCGGTCTCAATCCCGGTGATCCGATGGCCACGGTCGAGCAGCTTCTCGAGGTCCCCAAAACTGGTCTTAACAATCTGGCGAATATCGAGAAAGCCTGACTGTGTCCTCTTCTCGGCTATCTCAAAAATCTGCCCCTGGGCCAGGTCGATCAGAGTTTCGGGATCATCAACTCCCTCAAAGCACCGTGTGATGACGTTGTTCGAGGCGTTGATAAGCCGCCGGACCAGCGATTTCTCTTTGATAATGCGCGAATACTCTTCAATGCTGGCGGAAACGCCAATGGGAATCCCGTCTGTCAGCGCCGCCAGGTACCCCGCCCCGCCTACTTTTTCCAGCAGCCCTTCGCGCGAAAGGTCCTCAGAAAGCGTCACCAGATCAATGGTCCGGTTCTTCTCGGAAAGCAGCATCATCTTTTCGAAGATCGTGCGATGCCCGTCTGAAAAGAAATCGTTCAGGTCGATGGTTTCCAGGACCTGGTTCAGCACACCATTGTCCAGCAGGATGGAACCCAGCAGCGCGCGTTCCGCTTCAAGGTTGTGGGGAAAGGCCCTCTCGGTGACGGTAGCGCTTGGCATGAAAAACGAACCCCGATGTGCGGTAGGAGGCGATTATAGCAGCGATGAATTTCAAGAGGAACAGATTCTTTGGCGACGCTGCTTCGAGAGATGTTTATCCCCAAGCCGAGACTTACCAGATCATCAGAAAAGGCTAAGATTGCGGAGCGGTCTCGTCGTTCTCGCTTTCAGTTTGCGCCTTAGCCTCGGGGGCGGCTTCCAGCTCGCTTGGGGGCCCAGCCGCGGCGGCCGCTTCAGCGGCGACGCTTTCCGGCGCGACTTCAGGTTCGCCATCGCTTTCGACGCGCACCTTCACCGTGACCGTAACATCGCGGTGCAGCCTGACCGGAACGTCAACCTCACCGAGGGACTTCAGAGGGCTGCCCAGATGAATCTTACGGCGGCTGATCGAGTAGCCCTGAGCTGCAAGACCTTCCTCGATATCCAAGGCGGTGACAGAACCGAAAAGCTGTCCCTTTTCACCGGAGCGGCGGGTAGCCACTACTGTGACGCCTTCCATCAGCTTGCCGAGATCTTCGGCTTCTCCCCGCTCGCTGGCTTCCAGCTTCAGGAAGCGCACCCGCTGCTGCTCAACCCACTTTCGGTTCTGGGCCGTCGCGGCGATCGCCATCTTTCTGGGCAGCAGATAATTCCGCCCGTAGCCGTTTGCCACTTTGACGATCTGCCCACGCGATCCAAGCGTTTCAACATTTTCAAGAAGAATGACTTCCATGTCCTGCCTCTCCGATTACCAATTTTCGCCTTGCTTTTCCCCCGCGCGCCTGCCAGCAGCCGGGAGGAAACTAGACCTCCGACGCGAAAGGAAGCAGCGCAATATTGCGGGCCTGCTTGATGGCCCGGGTCAGCGCGCGCTGATGCGGCGAGCAGGTCCCCGTCAGCCGCCGGGGAAGGATCTTGCCCCGATCCGCGACAAACGACCCGATCAGCCTTACGTCCTTGTAGTCGATAAATCCGATCTTCTCCACGCAGAACTTGCAGACCTTGCGCCGGCGGAAGTATTGCCTCCGCCCGCCTGGTCCACCTGCCGGGCGCCTTCCGGGACCGCCTTCTGCCGATTTTGATCGATCATAAGCCATAGGTGTTACTCTCCCTTAACTCTGAGATGCCGTTTCCGTTCCGGACGGTGCTTCAGGCGCGGCGGGTGGCGGCGCTGCCGGGCGCTCTAACGAAGCTTTCTTTTCCGCTTCCGGCTTCACGCGCTCATCAACCCGGACAGTCTGATACTTGATCACCGCGTCGGTGACCTTCAGCCTCCGCTCGAATTCACGCACCGTGTCGCCGTTCCCTTCAAAGATGAAGAGGATGTAAAAACCCTCACGTTGCTTCTTCACGCGGTAAGCAAGCCGTCGCCGGCCCATCTTGTCGATCTTTTCAGTTTTTCCGCCCGCGCCCGAAACCACCGCGTCCATCTGGGCGGTCAGTTTATCAATTTCCGGCTCGGGCACGTCGGTCCGAGCAATAAACATCATTTCGTATTTCGCCATAAATTCTCACTGCTCCTCTGCCTGTGCCTGGACCTTTCGATTGAAAAGGTTCATTGCTTTTTCTACGCCTTCCTTCAGGATCACCCGGACCGCCTCGACGGCCCGATCGACCATCTGCGCCACAACTTGCTGGTCCCTTTCACGGAAAGGAGAGAGGACGTAAGCGACCAGGTCCTCCGCCGGATTATCAGGCCCGACCCCCATGCGTATACGCGTAAAGAGGTCTGTCTCGAGCGCGCCGATTACCGACTTCAAACCGTTGTGGCCACCGGCGCTGCCCCTCGGGCGAATCCGCAGCGAGCCCAGCGGAAGATCGACATCGTCTACCAGCACGATTAAATCCTCCAGAGGCACATCCAAGCTCCGCAAAAGGCCCGAAACCGAAACTCCACTCAGGTTCATGAACGTCTGAGGCTTTGCCAGAACCACCTGCTCGCCCTGAAACCGGGCGGAAGTAATTTTCGCGCGGGCTTCGCGGCGCGAGAATTCCGCCCGGCAAATTTCCGCCAGGCGGTCAACCGCCATGAACCCCAGATTGTGGGGCGTCAAATGGTATTCGCACCCGGGGTTACCCAGACCCACAATCAGTTTCACCCCGCTTGTTCCATTCCCTTCTATACCAGCGGGCGCTGATCGCACGCTTATTTCTTTTCTTTCTTGCCTTCTGCCTTCGCTTCCTTCGCTTCTTCGGCGCCTTCCTCTTCTTCCGGCTTGCGCTTGCGGATCAATTCGGGTTCGGAAGGCACTGGCGCAGCTTCAGCCGTTTCCGCTGCCGGCTCAACCTCCGCCTTCGGGGCCACGACATGGGCCACAACGCGGCCCGGTTCCGCTACCACTTTCACGCTGGCTGCCACAGGCAGGTCAGAAACGCGAAGCTGGCGCCCGATCACCAGGTCAGACACATCCACGGTGATGTGCTCCGGGATGTCGTCGGGAAGGCACTCCACCTCTACTTCGCGCAGGATGAACTCCAGTACGCCGCCCTGGAGTTTGACGCCCTGGGGCTCTCCGGTTATCCGGATGGGCACCCGCACCTTCAATTTTTCATCGCGGGCGATCCGGACCATATCGACGTGCATCAGGCCACCCTTGATGGGCTCCCACTGCCACTCACGCAGCATGACTCGCGCCGGGGCTTTGTCCGGGATTTGCAAAGTGAAGATGGCGTTGTGCCCGGCCTCGGAATGTAGAATGCGGACGATCGCCTTCGGATCGACGGTGAGAGAAACCGAAGGTCCTCCGCCGCCGTAGACCACCGCGGGAACGCGGCCGGAATGCCGCAGCCGCCTGGCGGCATTCTTGCCGAAACTTTCGCGTGCCTGGGCCTCAACGTTTAATATTTCAGCCATGATTGTTTACACCTCGAAAATCAGACGCAAGCCAGCCGGTCGGGAGTTAGATAAACAACCTGCTCACCGACGTTTCCTTATAGATCGACTTGATGGCTTCCGCCAGCAGATTTGCCACGCTCAGGACCTTGATGCGTTCGCACGCCTGGGCTTCCGGGAGCAGGGGAATCGAGTTCGTAGCCACAACCTGTTCGAGCGGCGAATCCATGATGTTGTCGATCGCGCTCCCGGCAAAAACTCCATGGGTGCAGCAGGCAAGAACACGGCTGGCGCCCTTGGCCTTCAAAGCCTTTGCTCCCTGGCCGAGCGTACCGCCGGTCCCGATCATATCGTCGACGATCAGGCAACTCTTGCCATCGACTTCGCCGATCACGTTGAACATCTCGACCACGTCCGCATCTTCCCGGCGCTTGTCGATGATGGCCAGAGGCACCTTCAACCGTTTGGCAAAGGCCCTGGCCCGCTCCACTCCGCCGGGGTCGGGCGACACCACCACCAGGTTCTTAAGTCGCAGCTTTCGGAAATAATTCACCGTAACCGGCGTCGCATACAGATGATCGACCGGAATATCGAAATAACCCTGAATCTGCCCCGCGTGCAAATCGAGCGCCAGCACCCGGTTGGCTCCTGCTGAGGTCAAGAGATCGGCCACCAGCTTGGCTGAGATGGGCACGCGCGGCCGGTCTTTCCGGTCCTGACGGGCGTAGCCGTAATACGGCATCACCGCGGTAATCCGGTAAGCGGAAGCCCGCCGCAGAGCATCAAGAATGATCAGCAGCTCAACCAGGTTCTCATTCACGGGCCGGCAGGTCGGCTGCACGATAAAAACGTCCGCCCCGCGAACGTTTTCCATGATCTGGAGCCGCACTTCACCGTCGGGAAAGCGGCTGACGTTCATCCGCGCCAGCGGGACCCCCAGGTGCTGGCAGATTTCCCGTGCCAGGGCCGGGTGGGCATTTCCTGTCAGGATTTTCAGCGCGTGATGAATCCGATCAGCCATTCGCGTCCGTCAGCATTCTCTCCTGATCCTTAATTATGGCTGGGAGGCCTGGATTCGAACCAGAGTTCCATGCTCCAAAGGCATGTGTCCTACCACTGGACGACCTCCCAGTACCCTGACCCGAAAGCGGGAGACGGTCCATTAAAGCTTCGCCGCGCGCTAAGGGTACCGCCCGCGCCCGGGTATGGAACAGGTCCTTCTCACGCCGATTCCGTCAAACGTAAAGCCGCTTGAGATAGGCCGCGCGAGAAAGTGTCCGAACCTGAAACACCTTCCATCCAGCGGGTATCCGAGTTGCCGCTTCCCTCAGTTGTTGGGCAGATTCATAGACGGCGTATAGCGCTGAACCGCTACCCGTCAGGGAGGCTGTTTCGGCCCCGGCCCGGATAAGCTGGCGTTTTACTCTTGCCAGCTCAGGCCACCTCGCGAAAACGAACCCTTCAAAATCGTTTTCGGCCGGCCCCCAGGCTTCCAGGGGAAAAGGTGGCCGCTTGCCCAAAGAGCTAATTCTACGATCTTCTTCTCCCTCCGTCAACCGCATATCCAGCCCTCGATAAGCTTCCGCGGTCGAAACAGAGAATCCGGGGAAGGCGATCAGGCAATGACGCGCCGGAAGGTCAGTGAGCGGATAAACCTCTTCGCCACGCCCGCAGCCGAGCACGCGGCCACCCAGAAGGAACAGCGGAACGTCTGAGCCGAGCTTCGCAGCCAGCTCCAGCCGGGCTGCAAGGCAAAGCCGGTTGCCCGTCAGGCGTTCCAGAGCCAGTAGCGTAACTGCCGCATCGCTGCTGCCACCGCCCAATCCCGCACCCACTGGAATTTGCTTTTCGAGCTTGAGTCGAATCCCGCCTTCAAAACCGCGCGCGCGCTGCCAGAGCTCGGCGGTCCGGTAGACCAGGTTGTCCCGTCCCGAGCTGACATCTGCACAATCGCACTCGAACCGGATGCCTTTCTGGCGCGAGGAAATGAGGGCCTCCACGCGGTCAGCGAGTGCTACTGTTTGATAGATGGTGCGAATTTCGTGGAAGCCGTCCGGGCGTTTGGCGAAGACCTTGAGTCCGAGGTTAACCTTGGCAAAAGCGCGGGCTTGGACGGTTTTGATCAAGAGATACGACAGGACGGCGCCCCACCCCGCAAAACTGGGAAAGCAAACGGAGCAAATTGAATTGCGACGCTAATTCTGTCCCACTGGGCTGGCCGGCTGGCCGATCTGGCGCTTCAAGTTGTTGACCTGCTTACGGAGCTTGGCGGCCTGCTGGGGGTCAAAGTCACCCGACACCCCCTTATGCTCGAATCTCAGGGCATGCTCCCATTCCTGGAGCGCCTTCGCCTTTTCGCCCAGCGCCAGATAGACGTAGCCCAGGTGCTCGCGGATGGTGGGGTCATCAGGAATCAGTTTGACGGCTTTTTCCAGCGGGCCCTGCGCCATGTCATTGCGGTTCATCTTATGATACGCCCAGCCCAGGCTGTCGAGGTAGGCGCCGTTGTTGGGCTCGATTTTGAGCGCGTCCTTGATGTACTTCACGGACTCATCCAGGCGCACGCCGCGGTCCGCCAGCATGTAGCCCAGGTAGTTTGCAGCGGCATCATTTAACGGATCGACATCAAGGACCTTTCTGAACTGATCTTCCGCCAGATCAAACTTTTTTTGCCGTTCGTAAATGGAGCCCAGCAGGAACCGGGCGTATTCCTGGTCATCGGGATTGTGGCTGAGCGCCAGGGCCTTCTGGACGACCTCCTCGGCCTTGGTATAGAGCTTGGCCTGCGAGTAGATCTGCGCAATCGACAAGTAGATGTCGCGATCATCGGCATTGCCCGTCAGCATGCTTTGGAGCTGGGCCACGGCTTCATCCCGATGCCCTTCCTGTCCCAGCAGCGAAGCGCGCTGCATCCGCAGTTCGCGGTTGTCCGGGTATTTCTTCAGCGCTGCATCCGCTTCTTGAAGGGCCTTGCGGTTCTGGTGCATCAGATCGTGGAGGGTCCCGACAATCAGAGATTCTCCGCGCGGCGACTGGTCCCCACCCAACGCCACAATGCGTTGGAAGGTCTCGATGGCCTTGTCGAAGTCCTCCTGATGCTGGTACACCGTTCCCAGGAGCTGTAGATAAATGGCGCGATTGTTGGCTTCGGCCGGGTTGTACTTTCCGTCCGCTTTTTCGGTCTTCTTCAGCACGTCCTGCAGTAAACTGACCGCCTTGGCTTCATTGCCCAGGGTGTCTTCCAGGATGGCCTCCTGATAAGGAATTTCAGGATTGTCGGGCGCCAGCCCTCGCGCCTGTTCCAGCTCTTTCCGGGCATCGTCAAAATTGCCCATTTGGCGGTCGAGCTGGGCCAGCCGGACGTACGACGTCGGAGACTGCGGGTCAGACTTGACCATTTCCTGAAGCTGCGCCCGCGCCTCCTCCATCTTCCCCTGGGCCATCAGCGCTTCCGCGTAAGCGCGCCGAATGTCTTCGCTGTCAGGTTCGCTGTCCAAGGCTTTCTTGAATACTTCCTCGGCTTTCGTTAAATTACGGGTCTGAGCGTAGGAACTCCCCAGGAGATAGAGCAGCGCCGGGTCCATACGGCTGTCAGGAACGTTCTCAAGCAGAGAAATGATCTTGTCATAATCGCCCTGATCAAAGTAGAGCTGCGTCAGATTGACCAGAACATTGCGCGATTCGGGATTGTCAGAAAGAATCTTCTCAAACAGGGCTTCGGCTTTCTGGGGCTGATTGTCAGCCTTGTATAGCCTGCCCAGCATCAGGGCGGAGTCGGCGTCGTCCGGGTCGAGCCGGTGCACGGCTTCAAATTCGGCGATGGCCTTTTGCAGCATCCCTGGCGTCGCCGAACCCGAATTGGAATCGCCCATGGAACTGACATAGATGCGGGCGAGCAGGCGGTGGGCCTGGAGATCGTCCGGATTATCTTTGAGCACGGCCTGAACTTCGTTAACGGCGTCCTCAAGGCGGCTGACCCGCCAATAGAGTTCGGCAAGCTGCACCCGAAGGAAAAGCGAGCCAGGATCGGCAGCAATGGCCTTCTGATATTCGGTGATGGCGCGGTCAACGTAGTCGCTGCGATTGTAAATGCCGGCCAGGTCCTTGTATCGCTGCGCCAGCATGTAATGGTAATAAGCTGCAGCGTGGTCCTGCGTTGCCGTTGCCGGGGCCGTGGAGTCCTGGCCCTTACTCTGCACCTGCGCTCCCGCCAGAGGTACAGACACAAGCAGGAGCAGGCTGATGCCCGCTACGCCATATCTCATTCTTCTTGTCGTCATTTCCGCACTTCGCCCTTCTATCACTATCCTCGGAATTATCGCACACGGCCAATACACTGTCAAAATCGGCAAAGGTGAAAAGTCATTGAATTAACGGCGCTTCTCCCCGGTCGAATCGCGCCTGACCCAGTGCGCTGGCAACTGGAGAAATATCGGCTGTTGTGCCACTCTGGCAGCAGTGCGCCAGGGGATTGTGTCCTGCGGCGGCCCGCGCCCTGCCGGCCAACTTTGAGCCCAGAGGTGGATCCATGACTCGCGCTGATGCTTCGCCTGCTGAATTTCACCAGGTCCTGCTTGAAACCTACGCCGTGAACGACCGTATGAACCAGTTGATCGTCGAGCATTTGGACCCACGTGCCTGGCGGGCCAAGCCTCCCGGCCGCAAAACCCGCACCATCGCCGCGATATTCGCTCATGTGCACAACGTCCGCCGCAAATGGCTGAGGCTCTCCGCACCGCATCTCAAATTACCAGCTCAGATGGACCGGTCCCGCTGCACTCCGCGCCAGGCTCGCACTGCACTTGCGGAAAGCGCCCTGCGATGCGGGGAGATGCTTGCGGAGGTTCTGGGCCACCCGGAGGGCCGCGTCAAACAATTCCGTCGCGACGGTTGGGCAAGGCCATGGCACCCGGGCGCCGCCATGTTCACCTACATGGTTGTGCATGACGCTCACCATCGCGGAGAGGCGTGCATGTTGGCGCATCAGGTAGGATTCCCGCTTCCCGCCAACATCAACTACGGAATCTGGACCTGGGAAAAACTATGGAAGGAGTGTGGGTTTACTCGTCCGCGTTGAGGCGCAGGCGGACGGCCGCCCCGCCCTGCAGATAGACGCGGAAGGCGAGAAGTCTGAAAAAAGATGGAATCGGCGCTCTCCTCCGGCCGGAAAGAACTTGCGTGCCCATCGACGGCCGGCAGTCCGCGAAGTGGCCTGGCCTTACACATAGAGAACTTCCGAACCAGGCCCTAACCTGCTGAAAAGATACCCGTCTACGCTGCTCGGAGATGGTGGTTCGGGTGCCGGCTGGCAATCTTGGGAGAAGTTTATGCAGGTCCAGTGATCTTTTGGCCGGATTGTAGAACCGGAAACAAGTTGCACGGTCGAGGGTCAAGGACTGACGGCGGATGCACGTTTTGAGAACAACCGCCCAAGAAGGTCGTGCTCCTAAGCTGCTGAATCAAGGGCATAATCAGCACACATCGGTGGGCCGCTTATTAAAACACGGCAATCGCCCGGCGATCGACGATTTGGCAGGCGAAGTGCCTGATGAGTCCAACCAGAAGGTGGACATGTGCCGGTGCGCGGCGGCTGCGGGAGGGCGGCCACGCGCACTGTGCACGTCTGCCGGAAATGCCTGATGCCGGACGGATCTACAATGGATTAAAAGAGATCACGTCCTTCAACGCTGACGAGTAATGTCGCCCCTACGGGCAAGCTCAAATCCGAGGTTTCAAAATGCCTCCCCGAGGGCATGCCTCAAGTACTCATGCCGACCTGTAAAGCTTTGCGCAGAGAAGCCAGATCGCCAGGTTAATCGCCACCGCAACGAAAACACCGCCGAGTGATAGTTGGCTTATGGTGGCAGGGACGACGTGGAGAACCAATCTCTGGACAGCAAAGGCGGCAAGCAGCCCGCCGGGGAGCAGCAACAGATTTCCGGCAACCAGGAGGCCAACGCCAATTCCGGAGACGAGCGGGCTGGGACTCGAACTGTAACTGGCGGCCCACGAGAATGCTATGCCAGTCACCTGCAAGCTCAGGAATATCATCCAGGCTTTGCCGCTCACCGAGCCCTCTCGTTCGTCGTCGATGTCATATCGGCAGGGCGCCGTTTCAGGCGGACTTTTCCGACCGCTGCCCGGCAAAGGGTCCAGCCCCTGAATTGGGCATTGCCCACTCGCTGGCAAATACAGCCATGGCGCATTATGCCATGTGTGCAGGGAATTAAGAGAATGCGGCCGGCGGGCCTCGACGGCAGCCGGCGCCAGGTCCGGTCAGCACCCACCTCTTGTCAGCCATCCCTCTCATTGCGTATGATGACCTCCAATCCCAGGGAAGTTTCAAAAGCAGCCATCGCCGGCCACTTCGGCATGAAGGGAGGAAGTATGAAAGCCAGAATTCCAATTCTCAATGTGGTCCTCGTGCTCGTTTGCGCATCTATCCTTTCAGCGCAGGATTGGGCGCGGGCGAAAGTGGATAAATCTCCCCGGCACCGCGAGTGGGTGACCGTGAAGCACGACAGTCGCAGCGTGGACACCTTCGTTGTCTACCCTGAGGCCAGCGACAAGCGGCCTGTGGTTCTGATTATTCACGAAATCTTCGGAATGACGGATTGGGTGCAGGACCTCGCCGATCAGGTCGCCGAAGCCGGTTACATCGCCGTTGCTCCCGACCTGCTGTCCGGTATGGGGCCGAACGGCGGCGGAAGTTCCGCGTTTCCCCAGGGCGAAGCCGTTAAGGCGGTCAGCCACCTGAATCCTGATCAGATCACGGCTGACCTGAATGCCGTCGCCGATTACGCGCTAAAGATCCCTTCGGCGAACGGCAAGCTCTACGTGGCCGGGTTCTGCTGGGGCGGCGGGCAAAGTTTCCGCTTTGCCACCAACCGTCCCAACCTCTCTGCCGCCTTCGTTTTCTACGGACCGCCGCCGCCCGCCGACGCCATGGCTCGAATCAACGCTCCGGTGTATGGATTCTATGCCGGCAATGACGAACGCATCGGAGCCACCATTCCGACCGCGCGTGAAAACATGAAGACCGCCGGTAAAGCCTACGAACCCGTCACCTACGAGGGGGCCGGGCATGGCTTTATGCGCGGGGGCGAAGCGCCGGACGCGAACGCGGCCAACCAGAAAGCTCGCGACGAGGCGTGGGCGCGCTGGAAGAGCCTCCTCGCGCGCGGGCATTAAGCTGGGGGGTTGTGGCGCCACTACTCCTGCGCCGACGGTGCGGTTGACAGCATCTCTTGGATCGGCACGACCTTTCGCCAAATCCAGTACGCCAGCACGCCTGAGACGATAATCACGAAGGCCATGAATGAGGGCCATGGCTGCGCCAAAAACGCATCCACCACAAACCAGACCGACACGCCCACGAAGAGCCACATCGTGTACGGATACCCCCACATCCTGTAGGGCCTCTGTCGATGCGGCTGTTTTCGTCTTAACACAAAAACGGCGGCCACACTCAACGTATAGAATATCCACGCCGCCACGATTGAGTATGAGTATAGCGTATCGTAGGAACCAGTAAGGATGAGGGCTGCCGTCCAGATTCCTCCCCACACGATGGCGGAGCCGGGCGTCTGAAACCGCGGATGGATTTTCCCGAACCGCGCGAAAAACAGCCGGTCGCGTGCCTGGGCAAACGGTAGGCGCGCCGCCGTCAAAACGCAGCCGTTCACCGCGCCGATAATCGAAAGCAGAACCGTAACGGATACAAATGTTCCGCCGATGGACCCCATTGTTCGCGTTGCCAGGTCTGCTCCCACGCGCTCGGTCGAGGCGATTTCCGGTATCGTCATCACCCTCAGGTAAGCCAGATTTGCGAACAGGTAAAGGACGATGACCGCCGCCATCCCAATCACCAGGGCGCGCAGCAGGTTTCGCTGGGGATTTCGCACCTCACCCGCCACAAAGCTGACGTAGCTCCAGCCGTTGTACACCATCAGGCAGGCTGCCAGCGCGATGTTGAAGTGCCCGATGGTCAATGGAACGTGATCGGGCGTCCTGAGAGCGGCAGCAGGATGGGACAACAGGAACCCCGCACCGATAAGGACCAGCAATGCGGCAATTTTCAAAGCGGTGAAAACTCGCTGCACCCAGGCGCCTTCTTTTACGCCCAGGTAATTTACCGCCGACAGCGCCGCAATGAGTCCAATCGAAACCACTTTGCTTGCGGCCGGCGTGAGCGGCACAAAATAACCCGCATAGATGGAAAACGTCACCGCCAGCCATGCGCTCCCGCCCGACAAAACCGCCAGCATAAAGGTCCAGCCGCACACGAATGCGCACAGCGGACCGTAAGCTTCACGCAGGTAAACATACTGCCCGCCCGTGGCGGGTATCATCGCCCCCAGTTCGGCGTAAGCAAGGGCACCGAAAAGCGAGAGCACGCCTGCGCCGATCCAA
Encoded here:
- a CDS encoding DinB family protein gives rise to the protein MTRADASPAEFHQVLLETYAVNDRMNQLIVEHLDPRAWRAKPPGRKTRTIAAIFAHVHNVRRKWLRLSAPHLKLPAQMDRSRCTPRQARTALAESALRCGEMLAEVLGHPEGRVKQFRRDGWARPWHPGAAMFTYMVVHDAHHRGEACMLAHQVGFPLPANINYGIWTWEKLWKECGFTRPR
- a CDS encoding dienelactone hydrolase family protein, with the protein product MKARIPILNVVLVLVCASILSAQDWARAKVDKSPRHREWVTVKHDSRSVDTFVVYPEASDKRPVVLIIHEIFGMTDWVQDLADQVAEAGYIAVAPDLLSGMGPNGGGSSAFPQGEAVKAVSHLNPDQITADLNAVADYALKIPSANGKLYVAGFCWGGGQSFRFATNRPNLSAAFVFYGPPPPADAMARINAPVYGFYAGNDERIGATIPTARENMKTAGKAYEPVTYEGAGHGFMRGGEAPDANAANQKARDEAWARWKSLLARGH
- a CDS encoding amino acid permease; this translates as MESKAESAPELFRSLGMLDATAIIIGIVIGSGIFVLPNLIARNLPSSNAIVLTWIGAGVLSLFGALAYAELGAMIPATGGQYVYLREAYGPLCAFVCGWTFMLAVLSGGSAWLAVTFSIYAGYFVPLTPAASKVVSIGLIAALSAVNYLGVKEGAWVQRVFTALKIAALLVLIGAGFLLSHPAAALRTPDHVPLTIGHFNIALAACLMVYNGWSYVSFVAGEVRNPQRNLLRALVIGMAAVIVLYLFANLAYLRVMTIPEIASTERVGADLATRTMGSIGGTFVSVTVLLSIIGAVNGCVLTAARLPFAQARDRLFFARFGKIHPRFQTPGSAIVWGGIWTAALILTGSYDTLYSYSIVAAWIFYTLSVAAVFVLRRKQPHRQRPYRMWGYPYTMWLFVGVSVWFVVDAFLAQPWPSFMAFVIIVSGVLAYWIWRKVVPIQEMLSTAPSAQE